Below is a genomic region from Burkholderia pyrrocinia.
TCAGCTCGTTGAAGCGCAGCTGGATCGGCTGCGAGAACTCGTACGCATTGCCCGGCAGCTCGGCGAGCGCTTCCTCGATCTCGCGCACGAGCGTGTCGCGCGGCTTCTTCGGGTCGGGCCACTGGTCCGTCGGCTTCAGCATGATGTAGCCGTCCGACAGGTTCGGCGGCATCGGGTCGGCCGCGATCTCGGCCGTGCCGGTACGCGCGAACACACGCTCGATTTCGGGGAAACGCGCCTTCAGCGTCTTCTCGATCGACTTCTGCATCTCGACCGACTGCGACAGGCTCGTGCCCGGAATCCGCAGCGCAGCGACGGCCAGGTCGCCTTCGTTGAGGCTCGGGATGAACTCGCTGCCGAGCCGCGTCGCGAGCCCGAGCGTGACCAGCACGATCGCGCTCGCGCCGAGCATCACGCGCGCCGGACGCGTCATGAACGCGGCGAGCACCGGTTCGTATGCGCGCCGCGCCCAGCCCATCAGCCGGTTTTCCTTCTCCTCGACCCGCTCGCCGATGAACAGCGCGACGGCCGCCGGAATGAACGTGACGGTCAGCACCATCGCGGCCGCGAGCGCCATCACGACGGTGATGGCCATCGGGTGGAACATCTTGCCTTCGACGCCGGTCAGCGCAAAGATCGGCAGGTACACGACCATGATGATCAGTTGCCCGAAGATCAGCGCACGGCGCGCCTCCTGCGATGCGCCGAATACTTCGGCGAAGCGCTCGTCGCGCGTGAGCGGCCGCCCGGCCGCCGCCTGCGCATGCGCGAGCCGCCGCACGCAGTTCTCGACGATCACCACCGCGCCGTCGACGATGATCCCGAAGTCGAGCGCGCCGAGGCTCATCAGGTTCGCGCTCACCTTCGCGTTGACCATGCCGGTGAAGGTCATCAGCATCGACAGCGGAATCACGAGCGCGGTGATCAGCGCCGCGCGGATGTTGCCGAGGAACAGGAACAGCACGGCGATCACGAGGATCGCGCCTTCGAGCAGGTTCTTCTTCACCGTCGCGACGGCCTTCTCGACGAGTACGGTGCGGTCGTACACGGGTATCGCCTTCACGCCGGCCGGCAGCGTGCGGTTCACGTCCTCCATCTTCGCGGCGACGGCCTTCGCGACCGTCCGGCTGTTCTCGCCCATCAGCATGAAGACCGTGCCGAGCACGACCTCCTCGCCGTCCGACGTCGCAGCGCCCGTGCGCAGCTCGCGGCCGATGTCGACCAGCCCGACGTCCTTGATCCGCACCGGCACGCCGCCGACGTTGGTCAGCACGATGTTCGCGATATCGTCGACGGTGCGCGCCTGGCCCGGCACACGCACGAGATACTGCTCGCCGCGCTTCTCGATGTAGCCGGCGCCGACGTTGTCGTTGTTGCGTTCGAGCGCGCGCACGACGTCGGCGAGCGTCAGCCCGTACGACATCAGCTTCGCCGGGTTCGGCGCGACGCGGTATTCCTTCACGTAACCGCCGATCGAGTTGACCTCGGTCACGCCACGCACGTTCCTGAGCTGCGGCCGGACGACCCAGTCCTGCAGCTCGCGCAGGTCGGCCGCCGTATAGCGCGTGCCGTCGGGCTTGCGCGCGGCCGCGTCGGCCTCGACGGTCCACAGGTAGATTTCGCCGAGGCCCGTCGACGTCGGCCCCATCGCGGGCGCGATGCCGGCCGGCAGCTTGTCCTTCGCCTCCTGGATGCGCTCGTTGACGAGCTGCCGCGCGAAGTAGATGTCGGTGCCGTCCTTGAAGATCA
It encodes:
- a CDS encoding efflux RND transporter permease subunit, with product MFERLIRFAIAHRWLVMLAIAAVAALGVFSYQKLPIDAVPDITNVQVQINTAVPGYSPLEAEQRITYPIETVMAGLPGLEQTRSISRYGLSQVTVIFKDGTDIYFARQLVNERIQEAKDKLPAGIAPAMGPTSTGLGEIYLWTVEADAAARKPDGTRYTAADLRELQDWVVRPQLRNVRGVTEVNSIGGYVKEYRVAPNPAKLMSYGLTLADVVRALERNNDNVGAGYIEKRGEQYLVRVPGQARTVDDIANIVLTNVGGVPVRIKDVGLVDIGRELRTGAATSDGEEVVLGTVFMLMGENSRTVAKAVAAKMEDVNRTLPAGVKAIPVYDRTVLVEKAVATVKKNLLEGAILVIAVLFLFLGNIRAALITALVIPLSMLMTFTGMVNAKVSANLMSLGALDFGIIVDGAVVIVENCVRRLAHAQAAAGRPLTRDERFAEVFGASQEARRALIFGQLIIMVVYLPIFALTGVEGKMFHPMAITVVMALAAAMVLTVTFIPAAVALFIGERVEEKENRLMGWARRAYEPVLAAFMTRPARVMLGASAIVLVTLGLATRLGSEFIPSLNEGDLAVAALRIPGTSLSQSVEMQKSIEKTLKARFPEIERVFARTGTAEIAADPMPPNLSDGYIMLKPTDQWPDPKKPRDTLVREIEEALAELPGNAYEFSQPIQLRFNELISGVRSDVAVKIFGDDMAVLNQTGEQIAAALQKVPGASEVKVEQTTGLPVLTVNLDRDKLARYGVTVADLQDTVAAAVGGQKAGTLFQGDRRFDIVVRLPDELRSDIEAIKRLPIALPAPAAGASAPLAAAPYVPLAELATIDVAPGPNQISREDGKRRVVVSANVRGRDVGSFVADAREQLQQDVRVPAGYWVSWGGQFEQLQSASERLKLVVPLALFMVFVLLFVMFNNVKDGLLVFTGIPFALSGGVVSLWLRGIPLSITAAVGFIALSGVAVLNGLVMISFIRNLRDEGTPLDAAVREGALTRLRPVLMTALVASLGFLPMAFATGTGAEVQRPLATVVIGGILSSTVLTLLVLPVLYRVSHAVSWRAALWGSFGMGMLRRLGFFKGNA